A region of Micromonospora chokoriensis DNA encodes the following proteins:
- a CDS encoding ABC transporter permease, translating to MIRFGLRLAVAGGREALTRLLVIAAAVAVGSGLLLTTLAGVNATNAQLTRYASMYPNASTGDADKLWWSTRQDYFQGRQIIRIDVAATGPSAPTPVGVPAVPGPGEYYASPALRDLLADHPADQLGERYPGRDLGAVGPAGLTSPDTLLVIAGGTPDQVAKLPAAKQVTSVGDTPALPETTVNLILGVVAGGLLFPVLIFIGTATRLSAARREQRFAAMRLVGATPRQISTVAAVEAAAAAVAGTAVGFGLFYALRDPLAGIPFTGMPFFPDDMSLGVLDALLVALGVPAGAAVAAQVSLRRVRISPLGVTRRVTPRTPRAYRLIPALLGVAVLFFAIGFKPETSDGQAAVFLPGLLLIMAGLVFAGPWLTMVGARVMARYANRPATLIAARRLADNPKAGFRAISGIMLALFVTSVAVGVITTIVANRGPAPTGSTDASTVTTVFDEKVPTVPDALVSDLRAISGVRSATAIRENPTMTDGGEVGVIACTDLPSTYGRCADGASVIKVPLGLSRSRESASSATVWPAASLTVDDLQRLPVVSMVVGTDGSAAAIERTRTLLEIAFPTFWVGPNVPGDFESDFADTLRGWEQLANVVIIASLALGGCSLAVSVIGGLTERRRPFSLLRLSGAPVRVLRRVVAVESVVPMLAVAAVAVGMGLLAAHLFLRAQMDYTLVAPQPGFYLIVVVGLAACLGVIASTLPLLERITGPETARSE from the coding sequence ATGATCCGCTTCGGGCTCCGTCTCGCCGTGGCCGGCGGCCGGGAGGCGCTCACCCGCCTGCTCGTCATCGCCGCCGCCGTCGCGGTCGGCAGCGGGCTGCTGCTGACCACCCTGGCCGGGGTCAACGCCACGAACGCGCAACTCACCCGGTACGCGTCGATGTATCCCAACGCCTCGACCGGCGACGCCGACAAGCTGTGGTGGTCGACCCGGCAGGATTACTTCCAGGGCAGGCAGATCATCCGGATCGACGTCGCCGCGACCGGTCCGAGCGCGCCCACCCCGGTCGGTGTCCCGGCCGTTCCGGGGCCGGGTGAGTACTACGCCTCGCCCGCGTTGCGGGACCTGCTGGCCGACCACCCGGCCGACCAACTGGGTGAGCGCTACCCGGGGCGTGACCTCGGTGCCGTCGGCCCGGCGGGGCTGACCTCACCGGACACCCTGCTCGTCATCGCGGGCGGCACCCCCGACCAGGTCGCCAAGCTACCCGCCGCGAAGCAGGTCACCAGCGTCGGCGACACCCCCGCCCTCCCCGAGACCACGGTGAATCTCATCCTGGGCGTGGTCGCCGGTGGGCTGTTGTTCCCGGTGCTGATCTTCATCGGCACCGCCACCCGGCTCAGCGCCGCCCGCCGGGAGCAGCGTTTCGCCGCGATGCGCCTGGTCGGCGCGACACCTCGGCAGATCTCGACGGTCGCCGCCGTGGAGGCCGCCGCCGCAGCCGTCGCCGGCACCGCCGTCGGCTTCGGCCTGTTCTACGCCTTGCGCGACCCGCTCGCGGGCATCCCGTTCACCGGCATGCCGTTCTTCCCCGACGACATGTCCCTGGGCGTGCTGGACGCCCTGCTGGTGGCGCTCGGCGTCCCGGCCGGCGCTGCGGTGGCGGCCCAGGTCTCGCTGCGCCGGGTACGGATCTCGCCGCTCGGCGTCACCCGGCGGGTCACCCCCCGGACCCCGCGCGCGTACCGGTTGATCCCGGCCCTGCTCGGTGTCGCCGTGCTGTTCTTCGCCATCGGCTTCAAACCGGAAACGTCCGACGGCCAGGCGGCGGTGTTCCTGCCCGGGCTGCTGCTCATCATGGCCGGCCTGGTCTTCGCCGGCCCCTGGTTGACGATGGTCGGCGCCCGGGTGATGGCCCGCTACGCCAACCGCCCGGCCACGCTCATCGCCGCGCGGCGCCTCGCCGACAACCCGAAGGCCGGCTTCCGGGCGATCAGCGGCATCATGCTGGCGCTCTTCGTGACGAGCGTGGCCGTCGGTGTGATCACCACGATCGTCGCCAACCGCGGCCCGGCGCCCACCGGCTCGACCGACGCGAGCACGGTGACCACCGTCTTCGACGAGAAGGTGCCGACGGTGCCCGACGCGCTCGTCTCCGACCTGCGCGCGATTTCCGGCGTACGGTCCGCGACCGCCATCCGCGAGAACCCGACCATGACGGACGGCGGCGAGGTCGGGGTGATCGCGTGCACCGACCTGCCCAGCACGTACGGCCGGTGCGCCGACGGCGCGAGCGTCATCAAGGTGCCGTTGGGCCTCAGCCGCTCACGGGAGTCGGCGTCGTCCGCGACGGTCTGGCCCGCCGCGTCGCTCACCGTCGACGACCTGCAGCGGCTGCCGGTGGTGTCGATGGTCGTCGGCACCGACGGCTCCGCCGCCGCGATCGAGCGCACCCGCACCCTGCTGGAGATCGCCTTTCCGACCTTCTGGGTCGGGCCGAACGTGCCCGGTGACTTCGAGTCGGACTTCGCCGACACGCTGCGCGGCTGGGAGCAACTGGCCAACGTCGTCATCATCGCCAGCCTCGCGCTCGGTGGGTGCAGCCTCGCGGTCAGTGTGATCGGCGGTCTCACCGAACGCCGACGCCCGTTCAGCCTGCTGCGTCTCAGCGGCGCGCCGGTGCGGGTCCTGCGTCGGGTGGTGGCGGTGGAGAGCGTCGTACCGATGCTCGCCGTCGCCGCCGTCGCCGTCGGGATGGGTCTGCTCGCCGCCCACCTGTTCCTTCGGGCGCAGATGGACTACACCCTCGTCGCGCCGCAGCCGGGCTTCTACCTGATCGTCGTCGTCGGGTTGGCCGCCTGCCTCGGTGTCATCGCCTCCACACTGCCGCTGCTGGAGCGCATCACCGGCCCGGAGACCGCCCGCAGCGAGTAG
- a CDS encoding ABC transporter ATP-binding protein, whose product MSVVIEARDVEFSFDQTPALRGASVAVEAGEVLAVMGPSGSGKSTLLHCLAGILVPDSGEILFDGARVHAMTEAERSSLRRDRFGFVFQFGQLVPELTAVENVALPLLLSGVHRKQALPRAHDWFARLGLDGLQQRRSGELSGGQAQRVALARGLVAEPQVLFADEPTGALDSLTGEQVMDLLVGAAREQGTTVILVTHEPRIAAYADREVMVRDGRVNAPDRVAS is encoded by the coding sequence GTGAGTGTCGTGATCGAAGCGCGCGACGTCGAGTTCTCCTTCGACCAGACCCCCGCCCTGCGCGGTGCCAGCGTCGCCGTCGAGGCGGGCGAGGTCCTCGCCGTCATGGGCCCCAGCGGCTCGGGCAAGTCCACCCTGTTGCACTGCCTGGCCGGCATCCTGGTGCCCGACTCCGGCGAGATCCTCTTCGACGGGGCCCGGGTGCACGCCATGACCGAGGCCGAGCGCAGCAGCCTGCGCCGGGACCGGTTCGGTTTCGTGTTCCAGTTCGGTCAACTCGTCCCCGAGCTGACCGCTGTGGAGAACGTCGCGCTGCCGCTGCTGCTCAGCGGCGTACACCGCAAGCAGGCGTTGCCCAGGGCGCACGACTGGTTCGCGCGGCTCGGCCTGGACGGCCTGCAGCAGCGGCGTTCGGGGGAGCTCTCCGGCGGGCAGGCGCAACGCGTCGCCCTGGCCCGGGGCCTGGTCGCCGAGCCGCAGGTGCTCTTCGCCGACGAGCCGACCGGCGCGCTCGACTCGCTCACCGGCGAGCAGGTGATGGACCTGCTCGTCGGCGCCGCCCGGGAGCAGGGCACCACTGTCATCCTGGTCACCCACGAGCCGAGGATCGCCGCGTACGCCGACCGCGAGGTCATGGTCCGCGACGGGCGGGTCAACGCGCCGGACCGGGTCGCCTCATGA
- a CDS encoding PadR family transcriptional regulator produces the protein MSVPLTLLGLLEREPSHGYDLKRDYDAFFGRGKPLPFGQVYSTLSRLARDGKVVISDVAPGAGPDRKRYIITDLGATEVEQWLTQPVAPEPHLQTVLFAKVVLALMLDRPADDYLDTQRSAHLHRMRELTEIKRAGSLVDALLADHGLYHLEADLRWIEMTSARLDVLRKEVRP, from the coding sequence ATGAGCGTGCCACTGACCCTCCTCGGCCTCCTCGAACGAGAGCCCAGCCACGGGTACGACCTGAAACGCGACTACGACGCCTTCTTCGGCCGCGGCAAGCCGCTGCCGTTCGGCCAGGTCTACTCCACCCTCAGCCGCCTGGCCCGGGACGGCAAGGTGGTGATCAGCGACGTCGCCCCCGGCGCCGGCCCGGACCGCAAGCGGTACATCATCACCGACCTGGGCGCGACCGAGGTCGAGCAGTGGCTGACCCAGCCGGTCGCGCCGGAGCCGCACCTGCAGACGGTGCTCTTCGCCAAGGTCGTGCTCGCGCTGATGCTCGACCGGCCCGCCGACGACTACCTCGACACCCAGCGCAGCGCGCACCTGCACCGCATGCGGGAGCTGACCGAGATCAAGCGCGCCGGCAGCCTGGTCGACGCGCTGCTCGCCGACCACGGCCTCTACCACCTGGAGGCGGACCTGCGGTGGATCGAGATGACCAGCGCCCGACTGGACGTTCTGCGGAAAGAGGTACGGCCGTGA
- the crcB gene encoding fluoride efflux transporter CrcB, whose translation MTVLLIALGAAVGAPLRYLTDRAVQSRHDSAFPWGTLTVNVIGSLLLGALVGRPVGPAVTAALGTGFCGALTTYSTFSYETLRLVRGGNRLLAIAYALGSVAAGLVAATVGYAVARALST comes from the coding sequence GTGACCGTCCTGCTCATCGCCCTGGGCGCGGCCGTCGGCGCCCCGTTGCGCTACCTCACCGACCGGGCCGTGCAGTCCCGGCACGACTCGGCGTTCCCCTGGGGCACGCTGACCGTGAACGTGATCGGGTCGCTGCTGCTCGGCGCGCTCGTCGGACGGCCGGTCGGCCCGGCGGTCACCGCGGCGCTCGGCACCGGGTTCTGCGGCGCGCTGACCACCTACTCCACCTTCAGCTACGAGACGCTGCGACTCGTCCGGGGCGGCAACCGACTCCTCGCGATCGCCTATGCGCTGGGCAGCGTCGCCGCCGGGCTCGTCGCGGCCACCGTCGGTTACGCCGTGGCCCGTGCTCTGTCGACCTGA
- a CDS encoding fluoride efflux transporter FluC, with the protein MAEPLDPRTDPDVDLRVSADRGELTAHPATVLAAIAVGGVLGALARAGLQHAAPHPPTGFPWATFGINTSGCLLIGALMAVLGHLDGGHPLARPFLGVGVLGGFTTFSTYTVDIQQALVTGAPGTALAYLAATLLGALAAVGLGDAVATGALRRRTAR; encoded by the coding sequence GTGGCAGAGCCGCTGGACCCGCGTACCGACCCCGACGTCGACCTCCGGGTCTCCGCCGACCGGGGCGAGCTGACCGCGCACCCCGCGACGGTCCTGGCCGCCATCGCGGTCGGCGGGGTGCTCGGCGCGCTGGCCCGGGCCGGCCTGCAGCACGCCGCACCGCACCCGCCCACGGGGTTTCCGTGGGCGACCTTCGGCATCAACACGTCGGGCTGCCTCCTGATCGGCGCCCTGATGGCGGTGCTCGGGCACCTCGACGGCGGACATCCCCTGGCGCGCCCGTTCCTCGGGGTCGGGGTGCTCGGCGGGTTCACCACGTTCTCGACGTACACGGTCGACATCCAGCAGGCGCTGGTCACGGGCGCTCCGGGCACCGCGCTGGCATACCTGGCCGCGACGCTGCTCGGGGCGCTCGCCGCGGTGGGTCTGGGCGACGCCGTGGCCACCGGGGCGCTGCGACGGAGGACGGCCCGGTGA
- a CDS encoding MFS transporter: MSVRPQSLPPGLIALAVGAFGIGLTEFVIMGLLPEVAADFAVTEPVAGWLISGYALSVAVGGVALTAAVTRLPRKPVLLGLMVLFIIGNLLSAVAGDYAVMMAGRIVAALCHGAFFGIGAVVAAGLVAPARRAGAIAMMFAGLTIANVLGVPFGTFLGQHFGWRSTFWAITAIGVVALVGLALLIPGRDTASADRPAAGLRGELRAFTHSQVWLSLVITVLGFGGMFGAFTYIAYTLTEVSGFASSTVPWLLVLFGVGLFAGNLLGGRAADRSLSRTLVTVLAVLTLVLAGFALTATSPVLTIVSLVLMGGFGFATVPPLQMRIMHYAQQAPTLASGANIAAFNLGNALGAWIGGVTIAAGLGYTSPIWAGAALTLAGLVVLLGALRLARRGEPARTEADLVDTAA; this comes from the coding sequence ATGTCCGTACGCCCACAGTCCCTGCCACCCGGCCTGATCGCGCTGGCCGTCGGCGCCTTCGGCATCGGGCTCACCGAATTCGTGATCATGGGCCTGCTGCCCGAGGTGGCCGCCGACTTCGCGGTCACCGAGCCGGTGGCCGGCTGGCTGATCTCCGGCTACGCGCTCAGCGTGGCCGTCGGCGGGGTCGCCCTCACCGCGGCGGTCACCCGACTGCCCCGCAAGCCGGTGCTACTCGGCCTGATGGTGCTCTTCATCATCGGCAACCTGCTCTCCGCCGTCGCCGGCGACTACGCCGTGATGATGGCCGGCCGGATCGTCGCCGCCCTCTGCCACGGCGCGTTCTTCGGCATCGGCGCCGTGGTGGCCGCCGGCCTGGTCGCACCGGCCCGCCGGGCGGGCGCCATCGCCATGATGTTCGCCGGCCTGACCATCGCGAACGTCCTCGGCGTTCCCTTCGGCACCTTCCTGGGGCAGCACTTCGGCTGGCGGTCGACGTTCTGGGCGATCACCGCGATCGGCGTCGTCGCGCTGGTCGGGCTGGCCCTGCTCATCCCGGGTCGCGACACCGCCAGCGCCGACCGTCCGGCCGCCGGACTCCGTGGTGAGCTGCGCGCCTTCACCCACTCGCAGGTCTGGCTCTCCCTGGTGATCACGGTCCTGGGCTTCGGCGGCATGTTCGGCGCGTTCACCTACATCGCCTACACGCTGACCGAGGTCAGCGGCTTCGCCAGCAGCACGGTGCCGTGGCTGCTCGTCCTCTTCGGAGTGGGACTCTTCGCCGGCAACCTGCTCGGCGGCCGGGCCGCCGACCGGTCCCTGTCGCGCACCCTGGTCACCGTCCTGGCGGTGCTCACCCTCGTGCTCGCCGGTTTCGCACTGACCGCGACCAGCCCGGTGCTGACCATCGTCTCGCTGGTGCTGATGGGCGGGTTCGGCTTCGCCACGGTGCCGCCGTTGCAGATGCGGATCATGCACTACGCGCAGCAGGCACCGACGCTGGCGTCCGGCGCGAACATCGCCGCGTTCAACCTCGGCAACGCGCTGGGTGCCTGGATCGGCGGGGTGACCATCGCCGCCGGGCTCGGCTACACCTCGCCGATCTGGGCCGGCGCCGCGCTCACACTGGCCGGGCTGGTCGTCCTCCTCGGAGCGCTGCGCCTGGCTCGCCGCGGCGAGCCGGCGCGCACCGAAGCGGACCTGGTCGACACGGCGGCCTGA
- a CDS encoding MarR family winged helix-turn-helix transcriptional regulator translates to MGIADDAVEIRAQGWRTLAALHGLIEASLERALQAGHELSVVEYTVLDALSRQHGWHMRMSQLARAAALSGSATTRLVTRLEQRGLLTRILCADDRRGIYTELTPAGSELLGRARPTHDRVLGDALAEAEATPELAPLVDALHRLPAAR, encoded by the coding sequence ATGGGCATCGCCGACGACGCCGTCGAGATCCGCGCGCAGGGTTGGCGCACCCTCGCCGCCCTGCACGGGCTGATCGAGGCCTCCCTGGAGCGGGCGTTGCAGGCCGGTCACGAGCTGTCCGTCGTCGAATACACGGTCCTCGACGCGCTCTCGCGTCAGCACGGTTGGCACATGCGGATGAGTCAGCTCGCCCGCGCCGCCGCGCTGTCCGGCAGCGCCACCACCCGCCTGGTCACCCGCCTGGAGCAACGCGGTCTGCTCACCCGCATCCTCTGCGCCGACGACCGGCGCGGCATCTACACCGAGCTGACCCCGGCCGGCTCCGAGCTGCTCGGCCGGGCCCGGCCCACCCACGACCGGGTGCTCGGCGACGCGCTCGCCGAGGCGGAGGCCACCCCCGAGCTGGCCCCGCTGGTCGACGCCCTGCACCGGCTGCCCGCCGCCCGCTGA
- the paaK gene encoding phenylacetate--CoA ligase PaaK, whose product MQDRTPRPEELEPIECAGLDELRALQRERLRWSLRHAYDNVPHYRRAFEAAGVHPDDCRDLDDLARFPFTGKAELRDNYPFGMFAVPRERVSRLHASSGTTGRPTVVGYTRDDLRTWARLMARSIRASGGRPGDRVHVAYGYGLFTGGLGAHYGAEELGCTVIPVSGGMTERQVMLIRDFEPEVIMVTPSYMLAIADEMQRQGLDPRATSLRVGIFGAEPWTEDMRREMEQRLDIHAVDIYGLSEVMGPGVATECVETKDGLHVWEDHFYPEIIDPVTGAVLPDGERGELVLTSLTKEAMPVVRYRTRDLTRLLPGTARPMRRIEKITGRTDDMMIVRGVNIFPTQIEELILRTPHLSPHFQCVLDRQGRLDTLTVRVERRAEVAADAAERAGATLAELVKNTIGVSVAVDVLAPDAVERSMGKMRRIVDQRPAAR is encoded by the coding sequence ATGCAGGACCGCACCCCCCGTCCGGAGGAGCTGGAGCCGATCGAGTGCGCCGGCCTCGACGAGCTGCGCGCCCTGCAACGCGAACGGCTGCGCTGGTCGCTGCGGCACGCGTACGACAACGTGCCGCACTACCGCCGGGCGTTCGAGGCGGCCGGGGTGCACCCCGACGACTGTCGTGACCTCGACGACCTGGCCCGCTTCCCGTTCACCGGCAAGGCGGAGCTGCGGGACAACTACCCGTTCGGCATGTTCGCCGTACCCCGGGAACGGGTCTCCCGACTGCACGCCTCCTCCGGCACCACCGGCCGGCCCACAGTGGTCGGCTACACCCGCGACGACCTGCGCACCTGGGCGCGACTGATGGCCCGGTCGATCCGGGCCTCCGGCGGCCGCCCCGGCGACCGGGTGCACGTCGCGTACGGCTACGGGCTCTTCACCGGCGGGCTGGGCGCGCATTACGGCGCCGAGGAACTGGGCTGCACCGTCATCCCGGTCTCCGGTGGCATGACCGAGCGGCAGGTCATGCTGATCCGCGACTTCGAACCCGAGGTCATCATGGTCACGCCCAGCTACATGCTCGCCATCGCCGACGAGATGCAGCGCCAGGGTCTCGACCCGCGCGCCACCTCGCTGCGGGTGGGGATCTTCGGCGCGGAGCCGTGGACCGAGGACATGCGCCGGGAGATGGAGCAACGACTGGACATCCACGCGGTGGACATCTATGGGCTCTCCGAGGTGATGGGTCCCGGCGTGGCCACCGAGTGCGTCGAGACCAAGGACGGGCTGCACGTCTGGGAGGACCACTTCTACCCGGAGATCATCGACCCGGTCACCGGTGCGGTGCTGCCCGACGGTGAACGGGGTGAGCTGGTGCTGACCTCGCTGACCAAGGAGGCGATGCCGGTCGTGCGCTACCGCACCCGCGACCTGACCCGGCTGCTGCCCGGCACCGCCCGCCCGATGCGCCGGATCGAGAAGATCACCGGCCGCACGGACGACATGATGATCGTGCGCGGCGTGAACATCTTCCCCACCCAGATCGAGGAGCTGATCCTGCGGACCCCGCACCTGTCGCCGCACTTCCAGTGCGTACTCGATCGGCAGGGTCGGTTGGACACCCTGACCGTGCGGGTGGAGCGGCGGGCGGAGGTCGCCGCGGACGCGGCCGAGCGGGCCGGCGCGACCCTCGCCGAGCTGGTGAAGAACACCATCGGGGTGAGCGTTGCCGTCGACGTCCTCGCCCCGGACGCGGTGGAGCGGTCGATGGGCAAGATGCGCCGCATCGTCGACCAACGACCGGCGGCCCGCTGA
- a CDS encoding nucleotide disphospho-sugar-binding domain-containing protein: MRVLVVSAPLVGHVFPLVPLAVALRDAGHDVLLATGGGGLTAADAGLAVHDIAPGFDFGRIALRVFPRHPLIARAEMAGTAGTRGAGLLFGALNDQLTDPVVALAARWQPDLVLHEPFAVAGAVAAARLDVPAVRQENALFDGRDLVRATTARLGAALRRHGLTDLPPPAAALAVAPPSVATQAGWPMRYDSYVGGGELPAWLREPGERQRILVTRSTLTGPGDRGPMPAVVAAAAEVDAEIVLVRPDERSARSLPGNVRVVDWIPLDAALPASAALVHHGGAGSVFGALAAGLPQLATIGPGDRRHNAELVARRGAGLSLRPRDITAQALTRLLSDEALRAAAGQVSREIAAMPPPADLVARLAAVV; this comes from the coding sequence ATGCGTGTGCTGGTGGTGTCCGCCCCGCTCGTCGGGCACGTCTTCCCACTGGTGCCGCTCGCGGTCGCGCTGCGCGACGCCGGCCACGACGTGCTGCTGGCCACCGGCGGCGGCGGACTGACCGCCGCCGACGCCGGGCTGGCCGTCCACGACATCGCACCGGGCTTCGACTTCGGCCGGATCGCGCTGCGCGTCTTCCCCCGCCACCCGCTGATCGCCCGCGCCGAAATGGCCGGCACCGCCGGCACCCGGGGCGCCGGCCTGCTCTTCGGCGCGCTCAACGACCAGCTCACCGACCCGGTGGTCGCCCTGGCCGCCCGCTGGCAGCCGGACCTGGTGCTGCACGAACCGTTCGCGGTCGCCGGCGCGGTGGCCGCCGCGCGCCTCGACGTGCCGGCCGTACGCCAGGAGAACGCCCTCTTCGACGGCCGCGACCTGGTCCGCGCGACCACCGCCCGGCTCGGCGCCGCTCTGCGCCGACACGGTCTGACCGACCTGCCGCCACCGGCCGCCGCCCTCGCCGTGGCCCCTCCCAGCGTCGCCACCCAGGCCGGTTGGCCGATGCGGTACGACTCCTACGTCGGCGGCGGCGAGCTGCCGGCCTGGCTGCGCGAGCCGGGCGAGCGACAGCGGATCCTGGTCACCCGCAGCACCCTGACCGGCCCCGGCGACCGGGGGCCGATGCCCGCCGTGGTGGCCGCCGCCGCCGAGGTCGACGCCGAGATCGTGCTGGTCCGACCGGACGAGCGGTCGGCGCGTTCGCTGCCCGGCAACGTGCGGGTGGTCGACTGGATCCCGCTCGACGCGGCGCTGCCGGCCAGCGCCGCGCTGGTCCACCACGGTGGGGCGGGCAGCGTCTTCGGCGCCCTCGCCGCAGGTCTGCCCCAGCTCGCCACCATCGGTCCAGGGGACCGGCGGCACAACGCCGAGCTGGTCGCCCGCCGCGGCGCCGGTCTGTCGCTGCGCCCCCGGGACATCACCGCGCAGGCGCTGACCCGCCTGCTCAGCGACGAGGCCCTGCGCGCCGCCGCCGGTCAGGTCAGCCGGGAGATCGCCGCGATGCCGCCGCCGGCCGACCTCGTCGCGCGGCTGGCGGCGGTGGTCTGA
- a CDS encoding dienelactone hydrolase family protein: MRHVVLFHSVYGLRPAVRAAADRLRAAGHQVSTPDLYGVPAADTVEEGFALLDKVGQEVVLDRARNALDDLPPETVLAGFSMGAGVAGALLAERPDAGGLLLLHGTGGAPDAVRPGLPVQLHLADPDPYDTPDEVAEWQQAMTDAGVDLTVFRYPGVGHLFTDPEADGYSPDASAATWPRVLEFLATP, from the coding sequence ATGAGACACGTCGTGCTGTTCCACTCCGTGTACGGGCTGCGGCCCGCCGTCCGCGCCGCCGCCGACCGGTTGCGCGCCGCCGGGCACCAGGTCAGCACCCCCGACCTGTACGGCGTACCGGCCGCCGACACCGTCGAGGAGGGCTTCGCGCTGCTCGACAAGGTCGGTCAGGAGGTGGTGCTCGACCGGGCCCGGAACGCGCTCGACGACCTGCCACCCGAGACGGTTCTCGCCGGCTTCTCGATGGGCGCCGGCGTGGCCGGGGCGCTGCTGGCCGAGCGACCCGACGCGGGCGGGCTGCTCCTGCTGCACGGCACCGGCGGCGCGCCGGACGCGGTCCGGCCCGGGTTGCCGGTGCAGCTGCACCTCGCCGACCCCGACCCGTACGACACCCCGGACGAGGTCGCCGAGTGGCAGCAGGCGATGACCGACGCCGGCGTCGACCTGACGGTCTTCCGTTACCCCGGCGTGGGTCACCTGTTCACCGACCCGGAAGCCGATGGGTACTCCCCGGACGCCAGCGCGGCGACCTGGCCGCGCGTGCTGGAGTTCCTGGCCACCCCCTGA
- a CDS encoding hemerythrin domain-containing protein, whose amino-acid sequence MNQNHREAMADVRDMYMAHTTFRREFTLLPQLVRDVTPGDAKRAETVGAHAELLCHMLHLHHEGEDLLLWPRLVERGGEAAAAIVPTMEKQHHAIEEAHGAVVALLPAWRRTGRGGEQLADAFEHLRVALIEHMAVEEAEILPLAERHVTAAEWMQLGEHGMSKSPKKQLPLAFGLAMYEGDPEVIKAVLAHAPLPARLLMPIIGPRLFASHAKRVHGTATPPRIGAGAR is encoded by the coding sequence GTGAACCAGAACCACCGCGAAGCCATGGCGGACGTGCGCGACATGTACATGGCCCACACGACGTTCCGTCGCGAGTTCACCCTGCTGCCGCAGCTCGTCCGCGACGTCACACCGGGTGACGCCAAGCGAGCGGAGACCGTCGGCGCCCACGCCGAGCTGCTCTGCCACATGCTGCACCTGCACCACGAGGGCGAGGATCTGCTGCTGTGGCCACGGCTCGTCGAGCGCGGCGGGGAGGCGGCCGCGGCCATCGTGCCCACCATGGAGAAGCAACACCACGCCATCGAGGAGGCCCACGGGGCAGTGGTCGCCCTGTTGCCCGCCTGGCGTCGTACCGGTCGCGGCGGTGAGCAGCTCGCGGACGCGTTCGAGCACCTCCGCGTCGCGCTGATCGAGCACATGGCCGTGGAGGAGGCCGAGATCCTGCCCCTGGCGGAACGGCACGTCACGGCCGCGGAGTGGATGCAGCTCGGCGAGCACGGCATGAGCAAGTCCCCGAAGAAGCAGCTGCCGCTGGCCTTCGGCCTGGCCATGTACGAGGGCGACCCCGAGGTGATCAAGGCGGTGCTGGCGCACGCCCCGCTGCCGGCTCGGCTGCTCATGCCGATCATCGGACCCCGACTGTTCGCCAGTCACGCCAAGCGGGTGCACGGCACCGCCACTCCCCCGCGCATCGGCGCCGGGGCCCGCTGA